The Coprobacillus cateniformis DNA window TTTTAGATATTGCATGCTGTTGATTGTTGCAACAATTCCCGCTGCTATTGGTGGTGTATTGTTTAATGATTATATTGAAACTGCTTTTTCTAATGTAAAACTGGTTGGTGGAACCTTATTAATTACTGCTGTTTTCTTAATGCTTATTCATAAATATGGTTATAAAGGAAAACGCACAAAAAAGAAATTGAACCTATGGGATGCATTACGTATGGGTTGTTTCCAACTGATTGCTTTACTTCCTGGTATTTCAAGGAGTGGATCTACCATTACTGGTGGAATGCTTGGAGGCTTGGAACAAAAAACAGCAAGAGACTTTTCTTTCTTTATGTTTATGCCTGTCAGTTTAGGGGCAATTATTCTAAAGATCAAGGATTTTGTAGCCAGTCCAACACTAGCAACTCTATGGTTACCTTATTTGATTGCTTTTATTGTAAGTGGTATTGTCACATACCTAGCATTACAATTATTATTCTCATTCTTAAACAAACGTAAAATGAATTATTTTTCTATTTACTGTTTTGTCATGGGGTTATTTGCACTCATTGTTCTTTAAGAAAGATGACTTTAAGGTCATCTTTTTAGTTATAAAGAAAAGGAGTTCATTTTAACCCCTCATACATGCAATAAATAATGTTGTAACTTTTTTAAATATATTTTATAGTAAAAAATAATCTTGTTTAT harbors:
- a CDS encoding undecaprenyl-diphosphate phosphatase; translation: MEVLQNIIVYAILGAIQGFSEPIPISSSGHLVIFKNIFEHFGWNFPTTDITFEVLVNTGSLLAIMFYYRKDIARLFMSFFGYMFKAEKRDELLPDFRYCMLLIVATIPAAIGGVLFNDYIETAFSNVKLVGGTLLITAVFLMLIHKYGYKGKRTKKKLNLWDALRMGCFQLIALLPGISRSGSTITGGMLGGLEQKTARDFSFFMFMPVSLGAIILKIKDFVASPTLATLWLPYLIAFIVSGIVTYLALQLLFSFLNKRKMNYFSIYCFVMGLFALIVL